The genomic window AGGCACCAAGGGAGGTGGTTCGCTTTGTGCTCGGGACTCGGGAGGACCGAGGTGATGTCAGCAGCCCCACGCTTGGTGTGGCCAGAGGTGGACACAGCCAAGAGAGGGCGCTCCCCCGGGCACAGGCTGGCGGGGCAGGGACGTGGGGGGGGGCACTGAGTGTCCCCGTTCTGAGTGGTGGGGCTGCTGCGGGGATGCACTGGGAGCAGGGCTCCCCACAGCGCGCTCGGGGTGCGGACAGCCCGTGCACAGGAGAGCCCATGGGGCTCCCTCAGCGGCCCCTCTGGGTGTTGGCCCTGAGTGCCACGGGACAGGCAGCTCCCAGAGGTCGCCCGTGTGCTCTGTGAGTGTCCTTGTGCCCCCTGGGATAAGTTCCCTCCGCTGTCAAGGTGCCACTTACCGGGGGCCAACATAAGAATCCAGAAGACCTAGGGCTTGAAAGTGACAGCAGGGACTTCACCTCTGCCAGCGCTCAGGTCCCCAGGGACGAGGGAGCGGAGGGCCTGCTCCCTGTCATGCCAGACAACACGCGTGGGACAGAGATCTCGCCGTCACCCTGGGGCTCGGAACCACGCCCAGCTTGGAGAGCAGCGGCCCAAGATGGAGGCAGCCGCTTCCGGGAGGGCGTGCGTGGGTACAGAGGAGGCTCTGATGAGAGATGGCGGCGTCGGACGTCCAGGGCAAGGGTCCCCCGGGTCTGTGGGGAGACTCACTGCAGCCTCGCCCACGGCCACCTCGTGGGGAAGCGCCGCGGGCAGGGGCGCTCTGTTCCCCCAGCCTAGAGGGCAAGGGCCAGTGATTCAGGCCTGGCTGGGCGCTCCGAAGGGCAGCTCCCTGGAGGCTGCCCCTTCCCCTCTGGAGCCACAACTGTCCCTGCCTTTGTCCCTTCCATTCTCGAAGTCCCTGACTCAGCCTGGTCCCCAATTTCCCAGCAGGGCACAAAGCCCTTGTCAGGGGTGTGCCGGGGCCGGAGGGAATAACAGAAGGCTTTGAGCCCAACGTCCAGTCCTTTCCCGTGTCACCCCTCAGGGTTGCCCAGACTCTAGTTCAGAGGTCgccgccaggcccctccccaacTTGCCCCATCTCCTAGGCCGGGCTCATGGGGGAGGGTGGGAACCGTTAACTAGGACCTTCCTCCCAGTCGTCCCAGCTGGACAAAGTCTGACACCTGGTGGCCAGGGTGAGGAATGGCCGAAGGGCCTCTGCAAACCTGCCCAGAACTTCTCTAGAGCCAGCATGGCCCAGAAGGGGGGGTGACCCGAGGAGGTGGGGGGACAGGGCAGAGGATAAATCAGATGGGCGGAGCCCCTTCCTCCTCTAGGCTCCTTCCCCTTAAGCCTGCTaagccaagaacttggaccaaGGGGAGGAGGGGTGTTCGGGAGGGTAGAGGGCTGGGAGGACGGGCCCCAGGCCGAGGCGTCCTATCTCCTGTGCCGGCCCCCTCTCCAGCtcagggtgggtggcagggcccaggggccagAGGAAGGCAGGCACTGGGGAGAAGGCAGAGCTGGACGCAGCCCACAGCCTGCCAGGCTCCAGCcggctgctcccctccctccgCTGCACCGTGCCGAGCCAGGCCTCATCCCCCGCCCCCTCGGAGCCCTCAGCGGTGGGCCTCAGCCCTCAGgagagtgctgggctcctgctcccgTTCTTTTCTCTGCGGGGCTTCCTGGTCCTGCCCCTGAAGCAAAGGCCTGGGATGCTCCCGGGCCAAGGTTCAAAGGTCACCACCAGCATCTTGGTGTCAAGACCGGCACAAGGAAGCTATGTCCCAACTCAGACCTCTGGCCGGCCCTCCAGCCCAAAGCCAGAGCCTCGACAGGCTCCAGGATGAGGTGGTAGGAGGCTGATGGCGCTAGGGAGGAGAGGGCCTGAGGCTGCAGTGCCCCTTAGTGGTCCAGACACGGAGTAGGGGGAGACCAGCGGGACAAGAGTGGTCCCCACCCCCGGGGTGCCAATGCCACCCTGGGGTGCGACCCCACTGTTCCcggagcaggagaggagggaaggccttcgggggagggggctccctcaGCTCCAGCCGATGCCGGCACGCGACCTGCCCACTAGGACGCTCTTCCTGGAGCTGAGGGGCACGGAAGTCCCTGGGCGACATCTTCCTGACTGGGTGGGCGAGGTTGGCAAGGCCCGAGCCGGGCGGAGCCGGGGGCGACTGGCAGGAACGGTGCCCACAGTGCCCACAGAGCAGGTCAGGGTGCCTGAGGCTGCCAGAGCAGAGAGACGAGGCCCAGGCACAGCAGGAGCCGCTGTGGCCTCCCAGCGGCACACCCCATTTCACGCTCCCTGGGCGGTGGCAGGGCCCCACGGCTATCAGCTTTCAGGGGTGGGAGGGACCAGGAATGAGGAGGGGTCTGCCCCACCCATGACTCCCACTCCTTCAGGCCTTTGTGGGCTCGGGAGGTGGACGCCACATGTCTCTGAGAACAGCCCGGGAGCCCCTCGTCGAGGCCCCGGGGTCTGGGCGCCACCTCTCCAGGGAATGCTCAGTGCCCCACTGGACTCCGCTCCAGGCCCCCGCTGCCCTCCCCGGATGTGCCCGGGAGGGAGGTGGGCAGTGACAGCGGGACACAGGGCAGGGCCCCCTAGCCCTGCACTGCTTCCCTCTGAGGAAGATGAAGGGAGAACCGGCAGGAGGCGGCCCCGGAAGACAGGCTAGTCCTCTGCTTCCCCTCTGGGAAGCACTCTCCTCCTGGGTCTCTGTGTGTACCGGGGCCCAGCCCGCTTCCTGACCCGGAGCACCGGGCCCGCGCACTGGGAAAGAGGCCAGCAGAGGCCCCCAGCAGGCGCCAACCCTCACAGCCCTGGAGGGAAGGACCGGATGGGCGCCCCGGCTCGAGGGTGATCAGGGCCGGGCTGTCTCTGTGCTGGTTCCCAGCCTCCCACTGGCCAGCACTTTGCCTGCTGCCAGGAAATTGGTGAGGGGGAGGCGGGAGTAGGGGTGAGTCAgcagtgacaggagcccaggggACAAAGGTCACGGGTGGGGGATTGAGAGCCACTGTGTACCAGAGCCTACCTCCTCCAGGAGGCCTCCTGACACCAACTGCACTGTGGACCCACCCCACGCCTGTCCTCCGTCTTCCAACGGCAccccctctgccctggggacctggggcgcagggaggggctgtggtcCAACAGGGGTCCCCGCAATGCCAGTCTATCGGCAGGGATAATAATTTATCCATACTGCCTACTTTCAAAAACCCTTGCCATCTGCTTAAACGGAGTTGCTGTGGGGATGGTTAGAGCGGTCCCTGCAACACAGCGCACGCTGCGCTGTGAGCGTTTTCTGCTCCCAGGCACGATGCTGCAAGACGGTGCAGGTCTGGCTGGGAAGAACTGGGGACCCAGAGGCCCCGTGAGagaccccagctctggcctcagGCTACCCAGGGGACCTTCCTGACCACTAGGGTGAGCAGAGGCAGGCTTCGGACCCCAGGAGAGCCGACAGGGCCACGCGCGGCCTCCACCAGCAGTGTGGGCAGTGTCTGGGCACAGGCTGTGAGAAAGGAGCTGTCAGAGCCCAAGGCCCCCACCAGCGCTCCTGGGGCgggtgggagcagggcagggggctggattagcCCAAACTCTCTTCGGACCTCCAGACCTGCCCCCACAACGCTCGGGTCCAAGGCCCCGGAGAGGAAGGTTCCAGATGGGCTCTGGGGAGTTACAAACCCGACACGGGGATTAGTGAGGCTGAAAAGAACATTTGCCTAGGAAGGCAAAACGGGAAGTGAGAGGCCCAGGATAACGCTCCGTGCGTCCCCGGGGACCCACGGAGACCAATGGGGGGCGGGAGGAGGTGGTGAAGTCTGGGGCATCTTGACAGGTCCCCACCCCTCCCgaacccctcctcccccagagcacagctgcagcagctgccccgcccctcgccctgCGCCGCGCGCCATTGGCTGgggcccgggccccgccccacAGCGGCGGCCTGCCATTGGCTTCGGTCTTTGCTATTTGCGTGtttgtgggggcggggggcaggcgtCATCCCCTGGAACCAGGCGACTTCCTCTCGGGCTTGTCTGGGTCATCTCGTCTGCCCGTCGCTGGCCCCATCTCGCTCTCTGGCCACGACTCTCTCGCGCTCTCCCCTAGCAGCTGTCTCTCTCGCGCCCGCTGGCCTGTCTCTTCGTCCCCGCGGTCACCTTCTCCGCCTGCCTGGGTGGCCACCATGGGCCGGAAGCAGCTCATCACTGACTCCTACCCTGTTGTGAAGCGGGGGGAGGGGCCTGCCGGGCACTGCAAGGGGGAGCTGGCACGAGAGCTAGGTCTCTGAAGCGCGGGGGAGGTCGGAGGAGTGGACAGCAGGGGCCGGAGAGGACGTGGGCGGGGGCAGATGGAAGGGGAAGCGTAGCACGTCCTCTCCTTCCGGCTGACAGGGCTGGCCGCcgggtggcagaggcagagagccgcTGAGGAGGGCTGCGGGCACCCGCCTGAGGAGCAGTGTCATTGCAGGGGAGGAGCCCCGGCCCCCCGGCGGGGAGGAAGCCGTGCTGGAGCTGCTGCGGCAGTTTGACCTGGCCTGGCAGTACGGGCCCTGCACAGGTGAGCGCCGCCCTGTCTCCCCGCCTGCCTCGCCTGCCTCTCGGGCGCCTGCGCCCGGCCCTGGGGTCTCAGGACGCGGCGCCTCGGCGCGCATTATCTGGGTGTGCCGGACTCTTCCTGCGCCCCATGAGGCCCGGgtctcctgcctgcccctcaggGATCAcccgtctgcagcgctggcaccggGCAGAGCAGATGGGCTTGGAGCCGCCACCAGAGGTGCTCCAGCTGCTGAAGGCCCACCCAGGAGACCCCCGCTTCCAGTACAGGTCAGAGACAGGCTCGGGGCTTTTGGGTACCACCCGATGGGGAGGCTGCCCTGACCGAGGGGGCGTGGATGCAGGTTTGGGGGTTATGTTTTAATAATTCTCTCTCTGAGCTACTGGGGGAAGGGGTGACCCCAGGCCCCCCGGTTCTGTCTGCAGTACTGAGGGTCTGCCCGCATCAGACCGAGGGGCCTCactgactgtctctctctctctctggcaaatCCCCCGTCTACACAGCCTCTGGCACTTCTACCCCCTCTGAGGCATCAGCTGAGCCCTGCTGCCGCTGGCACTCCCGCCAGCCGCCCGAGAGCCTCAGGACAGAGCCAtcgccacctgcacctgctgctgcgtAGCTCAGCTCCACTGTGGAGGAGCGCTTGGAGGGCTCCGGTCCTCcatccagcccccaccccacccccagggcgaGCTCCTGCAGGAAGTGCTGTCCGCAGGACGAGGACCTGGCCAGGGCCCTTCCAATGCCTTCCTCAACCAGGCAGAGCCGGACGCAGGCTGGCGACCTCGGAGGCCGGAGTGCACACCCGACCTCAGGCTGGGGAGCGGAGGGCAGGACTGGCTGAGTTCTCAGGGCAAGGGGTTCATGCACACTTATCAATAAAGAACACTGGAATCCTGACCTCCATTCCTTTAACGTGGCCCGGCCTTGGCTGGCAGGCCCCAGCAAGCTCCGAGGTGGGAGACAGCCAGCACCAGGCCTCACCTTTCCTCCCGCTTGAGCGGGAGGGGAGACACCCAGACAGAACCACGGAGCCCGCACTCTGCGCTCTCTGGCGCCCTCTGGTGGTGCACGAGAACTACTCTAGTCATCATCGGGGACCAGCCAGGGAAAACCTGCCTGCGCTACTGCCACCCAGCCAGCCCCATGTTGCCGGAGGAGGGTCCGGGGGCCAGACGGACCTACACGTTCCCACCAAGCACCTCTGCTTCCCTCACCAGGGTCGACCAGGAGCCACCGCAAGGCTGGGGAGGTCTTACCTTGCAGGACCTGCTCAGACATGGCCACCTGGGGCTCTGGAAGGGAACCCacagtgctggggacagagggagctggctggggacGGGGTAACGCGGAGGAGACCCGGGTCAGGGTGTGACGTGGAGGGTGCAGTGGCTCCCCTCTCTGGCAGTCCTGTCCCAGCCCCGCAGGGACTCCTAGACACAGGCCAGGACAGGCCTCCGGGGCTTAGTGCCACCTTCCTGAGCACTGCCCGCGTTGCAGGGACTTCAAGTGCACAGTGTTCAGAGAGGTCAAGTGAAGATCCCCAAAGCACCCAGCAGGAAGGTGGCCAGGCAGGCCATGACCTTGCCCCGTGCCGGGCACCAAAGGTCTTGGGTGTTTATGAACAGTGGGGAGGTGGACAAGGCGGAGCACAGAGGTGCTGTCCCAGAGAGCCGGGGCAGAGGGCCCGCGGCAGCACTGGACAGAAGCCTGGAAGGAGTAGGGGCACCAGGTTGCACCCACAGCAGTGTTCCAGACGAAGGGACGGCAAACAGGAAAGCCCCGTGGCAGAAGCATGCCCCATGTGTTCCAGGAACAGGTGGAGGCGAGTgtagccagggagggcagtgccgAGTGAGGCCAGGCAGCGGGCAGGCCGGTGCCACAGGGCCTTGGGGCCATGGCAGGAAATCTGGGTTTTATTCTGGGAGGGGAAGGCGTCGGAGGGCTCGAGGCCAGTCAGTGACATCATGACACTGATGTTTTGGAAGCATTCCTCTGGCTGCTGGTCGAGAGCAGGTTGTGGAGCTGGGAGAAGACAGGTGGCGGCCGCACTCGGGAGGCTGCTGGAGTCGGCCTGGTGACGGTGACGGTGACCTGGGCCAGGGTGCGGGAGGGGCAGAGCCGCGAAGAAGCGCCAGGTCCTCTCCCTTCCGGAGGGAGAATGGACAGGACCTTCTGGCCAGCTGGCTGTGGGACTGAAGAGAGAGGAGCCAAGGACGGCCGCACAGTCCCGCCGGGCTCCCCTCACCGAGACAGACAGGACCGGGGAAGggcggggggctggggcgggaggCGAGGGCTGTTATAGGCAGTTGTTGACACATTCCAGGGGACGGGTGTAGGCGGCTGTGAGAGTCTAGAACTCAGAGATCTAGATTTGAGCTGACAAAGCCAGGGATCTCTCCTAGGGCATTTGGAGCCATGCGAGTGGACAGGACTACCCGAGAGTAGACAGGGATTAGACGTGGTTcaaggccagccctgtggcctcCCACACTCAAGAGGTCAGGGTGAAAGGGACTGAGGAGAGCCAGAAGAATGAGGGGAGCTGGGGGGGACCCG from Oryctolagus cuniculus chromosome 1, mOryCun1.1, whole genome shotgun sequence includes these protein-coding regions:
- the POLD4 gene encoding DNA polymerase delta subunit 4; the encoded protein is MGRKQLITDSYPVVKRGEGPAGHCKGELARELGEEPRPPGGEEAVLELLRQFDLAWQYGPCTGITRLQRWHRAEQMGLEPPPEVLQLLKAHPGDPRFQYSLWHFYPL